CATGTAGTTCAGAAAAAGATTTTACTACTGTTGATAATATTTATGTCATTGCTTAACTTAAAAtgattattctaaataaaatacatggtgccaggcatggaggcacacgcctataatcccagcagccctggaggctgaggcaggaagattgtgagttcaaagctagtctcatcaacttagcaaagctgtaagcaactcagtgagaccctgtctctaaataaaatttaaaaagaggctggggatgtggcttagtaattaaacacccctgggttcaatccccagtacaaaaaaaaaaaatacatggtaaTCTTGCTTTTTAAACTCGATATTTCTTGCTTTAGAGAAAATTTggatacataaaaatgtatatgtaataaTTGACTATGCATataaattgtttgtttgtttgtttgtttaggagaGAAGCCATATGAATGCCCAAACTGCAAGAAACGTTTTTCCCATTCTGGTTCCTATAGCTCTCATATAAGCAGTAAGAAATGTATCAGCTTGATGCCTGTGAATGGGCGACCAAGAACAGGTCTCAAGACATCTCAGTGTTCCTCACCATCTCTTTCGGCATCACCAGGCAGTCCCACACGACCACAGATACGgcaaaaaatagagaataaaccCCTTCAAGAACAACtttcagtaaaccaaattaaaactgAACCTGTGGATTATGAGTTCAAACCCATAGTGGTTGCTTCAGGAATCAACTGTTCAACCCCTTTACAAAATGGGGTTTTTAGTGGTGGTGGCCCATTACAGGCAACCAGTTCTCCTCAGGGTGTGGTGCAAGCTGTTGTTCTGCCAACAGTTGGTTTGGTATCTCCCATAAGTATCAATTTAAGTGATATTCAGAATGTACTTAAAGTGGCAGTAGATGGTAATGTAATAAGGCAAGTTTTGGAGAATAATCAAGCCAATCTTGCATccaaagaacaagaaacaatCAATGCTTCATCTATACAACAAGGTGGCCATTCTGTTATTTCAGCCATCAGTCTTCCTTTGGTTGATCAAGATGGAACAACCAAAATTATCATCAACTACAGTCTTGAGCAGCCTAGCCAACTTCAAGTTgttcctcaaaatttaaaaaaagaaaatccagtccCCACAAACAATTGCAAAAGCGAAAAGTTGCCAGAAGATCTTACTGTTAAATCTGAGAAAGATAAAAGCTTTGAAGGAGGAGTGAATGATAGCACTTGTCTTCTGTGTGATGATTGTCCAGGTGATCTTAATGCACTTCCAGAATTAAAGCACTATGACCTAAAGCAGCCGGCTCAGCCTCCACTCCCTGCCCCAGAAGCTGAGAAGCCTGAATCCTCTGTTTCATCAGGTACCGGAGATGGCAGTTTGTCTCCTAGTCAGCCACCTTTGAAGAACCTCCTGTCTCTCCTAAAAGCCTATTATGCTTTGAATGCACAACCAAGTGCAGAAGAGCTCTCAAAAATTGCTGATTCTGTAAATCTACCACTGGATGTAGTAAAAAAGTGGTTTGAAAAGATGCAAGCTGGACAGATTTCAGTGCAGTGTTCTGAACCATCTTCTCCTGAACCAGGCAAAGTAAATATCCTTGCAAAGAATGATGATCTGTCTCAACccacaaatgaaaatgaatcccAGGACAGCACAAGTCTACACAGTCCTCCGAAGATGACTAATTCTCCAGTTTTAACAGTAGGATCAACTGTCAATGGTTCCAGAAGTAGTACACCATCCCCATCACCTCTAAACCTTTCCTCAGCCAGAAATACACAGGGTTACTCATACGCAGCAGAGGGCGCACAAGAAGAGCCACAAGTAGAACCTCTTGATCTTTCACTACCAAAGCAACAGGGAGAATTATTGGAAAGGTCAACTATCACTAGTGTTTACCAGAACAGTGTTTATTCTGTCCAAGAAGAACCCTTGAACTTGTCTTGTGCAAAAAAGGAGCCACAAAAGGACAGTTGTGTTACAGACTCAGAACCAGTTGTAAATGTAATCCCACCAAGTGCCAACCCCATAAATATTGCTATACCTACAGTCACTGCCCAATTACCCACAATCGTGGCCATTGCTGACCAGAACAGTGTTCCATGCTTACGAGCACTAGCTGCCAATAAGCAAACTATTCTGATTCCCCAGGTGGCTTATACATACTCAGCTACAGTCAGCCCTGCAGTCCAGGAACCAGCCCTGAAAGTGGTCCAGCCAAGTGGaaatcaggtaaaaaaaaaaaaaaaaaaaaaaaaagaaaaaaagaatttccttaaCCTGTTTGGCAAAATGTTAGCTTGACTAATTTCAGTtaactttttctaattaaaaaaaaaatctgtcactgTAGAGTCAAGTTGTTTCTAAAGGGAAATAAGTCTACATTAAGTTTGCAGTAACTTTTGTGACAAGTCTTCAATTACTTACTAATGCAGGTTCTGGTATCAACTAAAGTTTGTGTTACTCTACTGTGAAAAATGACTTATATATCATAATTAGAGACCTATTTGAAgttagaaacaaagagaaaagaaaaattagaatgctCATTAATTGgatttctgtttttgtatttaaattctcaaaattagTATTAGTTTCTGCCTTGATTATGAttgttaataaatgaaaatatgttcacaccaGACTTAGCCATCAGTTTTTATGTAATAACACCTCTGTTTATGAAAAAGCTTTAATTAAGCACAGAACTCATCTGGTGTGTTTACTTATCATTTTATAAGCCATGAATAAACAAATGTTCAGTCATAATTAATTTATGACTGTGAATAAATAAGGCTGtgaatctatatatatatatttctctttaattttcttgagaAGTTCATGATAGTTTTGGATAGAGCTCTGTTGTGTCTTATTGTGCAGGATTTTTCTGTGTAACTAACCTTAAGTCTCTCCCACCTTTTTTTTCAATCATTGTTTGATTGAATCAAATACAAGAGTTGAATGATATTTAATGCAGATACTTTCTATGAGTAGATGCCAACTATAATAATTTCAACATCCTGCTCAAATGTATATTTgctgcttttttccccttaaatattGCCAGATTGGGTTTCCTGAAATTACAACTCTTAAAAAACAATTTCCACATGACCAGTGAATTCATCTAAATTTTTAGTGTATAGAACATTTTGTACCCTTTTGAATAGAACAAAGAGTCACTTTTAACATCTCATGTAATCATATGTCAAGATCAAATACTAATGAAAGTGGAGTTACCGCAGCAACCATTGGCAGCTCACAAATGATCCAGGCAAATGGCTGCACTTCTCATGCCTCACAAAGCCATAAGCAATGTATAATACTTTTTAACTTTTAGGAAATTTGTGGATTTAGAGAAAATAGAATGGAAGACCCTAGGAAAAGCACAAAGATCTTAGCCAAATTAATTCTTCAACAGGCTCCCTGCAGTATGATCCTATCATCTAGAAAAACTTCTGCTCAAAATTATCTGACTGAATATTTTTATGCTGCAGAAATTTAGATTCTTTTTGTCTAGCAAGTACTACTGTTTAAAATATAAGCTCTATCCAgttgttctgtattttttattggttctttttagttatacataacaataggattcattttgacataattataaaagcatgaaatataatttattcttactCAGTActcagtacttcctctttccttctgctcttctttctctccccctgttcccttcatTCTACTAATATTGTGGATGTATatgatagtgagattcactgtagtgtattcatgtatgtatacatgaaagttaggtcagattcattccactgtctttcccaatCCTATCCCatatcccttcccttcattatcCTTTGTCTACTCGGCtgatctttcttctgttcttttttttttaactaccccCCACCTTATTTTGAATTgacttccacatatcagagaaaactttcgaTTTTTGGTTTTGgaggggactggcttatttcacttagcatgataaccTCCAGTTCTATCCTTTTACTGGCAAATACTATAAAGTCAATTCTTCTTTGTGGTTGAGTAATACtgcattgtgtttatataccgcattttctttctccattcatctgttgaagggtaccatagcttggctattataaattgtgttgctataaacattgatagggtggctatgtcactgtagtatgctgattctaatcctttggatatatactgaggagtgggataggtgagtcatatggtggttccgtagctagttttctgaggaatctccatactgctttccatagtggttagatcagtttgtagtcccaccagtaatgtatgcaTGTACCTTTTctttacatcctcaccaacactttttgttactaatatttttaatcatagccattctgactagagtgagatgaaatctcagtgtagttttaattttatttctctaagctagaaattttggacattttttaatatagttgttgaccatttgtatttcttcttttgagaagtgtctgttttctTGCTTCAAAAAAGTATAGAGCAAGCCTCTCTTTTCAAGGAGACCACAGAGGCTAGTTCATAGATCTCTACAAGTTCTAGAGGGTAAAATTtaaaag
The sequence above is drawn from the Urocitellus parryii isolate mUroPar1 chromosome 9, mUroPar1.hap1, whole genome shotgun sequence genome and encodes:
- the Zeb1 gene encoding zinc finger E-box-binding homeobox 1 isoform X3, yielding MADGPRCKRRKQANPRRNNVTNYNTVVETNSDSDDEDKLHIVEEESVTDAADCEGGVPEDDLPTDQTVLPGSSEREGSAKSCWEDDVKDDDCDSDAENEQNHDPNVEEFLQQQDTAVIYPEAPEEDQRQGTPEASGHDENGTPDAFSQLLTCPYCDRGYKRFTSLKEHIKYRHEKNEDNFSCSLCSYTFAYRTQLERHMTSHKSGRDQRHVTQSGGNRKFKCTECGKAFKYKHHLKEHLRIHSGEKPYECPNCKKRFSHSGSYSSHISSKKCISLMPVNGRPRTGLKTSQCSSPSLSASPGSPTRPQIRQKIENKPLQEQLSVNQIKTEPVDYEFKPIVVASGINCSTPLQNGVFSGGGPLQATSSPQGVVQAVVLPTVGLVSPISINLSDIQNVLKVAVDGNVIRQVLENNQANLASKEQETINASSIQQGGHSVISAISLPLVDQDGTTKIIINYSLEQPSQLQVVPQNLKKENPVPTNNCKSEKLPEDLTVKSEKDKSFEGGVNDSTCLLCDDCPGDLNALPELKHYDLKQPAQPPLPAPEAEKPESSVSSGTGDGSLSPSQPPLKNLLSLLKAYYALNAQPSAEELSKIADSVNLPLDVVKKWFEKMQAGQISVQCSEPSSPEPGKVNILAKNDDLSQPTNENESQDSTSLHSPPKMTNSPVLTVGSTVNGSRSSTPSPSPLNLSSARNTQGYSYAAEGAQEEPQVEPLDLSLPKQQGELLERSTITSVYQNSVYSVQEEPLNLSCAKKEPQKDSCVTDSEPVVNVIPPSANPINIAIPTVTAQLPTIVAIADQNSVPCLRALAANKQTILIPQVAYTYSATVSPAVQEPALKVVQPSGNQDERQDTSSEGVSNVEDQNDSDSTPPKKKMRKTENGMYACDLCDKIFQKSSSLLRHKYEHTGKRPHECGICKKAFKHKHHLIEHMRLHSGEKPYQCDKCGKRFSHSGSYSQHMNHRYSYCKREAEERDGAEQEEAGPEVLTNEHVGARASPSQVDSDERESLTREEDEDSEKEEEEEEDKEVEELQEEKECEKPQGDEEEEEEEEEAEEEEEEAENEREEAKTEGPVKDDGAVSQASSLEQKVSENSEQVSEEKTNEA
- the Zeb1 gene encoding zinc finger E-box-binding homeobox 1 isoform X1, translated to MADGPRCKRRKQANPRRNNVTNYNTVVETNSDSDDEDKLHIVEEESVTDAADCEGGVPEDDLPTDQTVLPGSSEREGSAKSCWEDDAGKEGQEILGPEAQADDAGCTVKDDDCDSDAENEQNHDPNVEEFLQQQDTAVIYPEAPEEDQRQGTPEASGHDENGTPDAFSQLLTCPYCDRGYKRFTSLKEHIKYRHEKNEDNFSCSLCSYTFAYRTQLERHMTSHKSGRDQRHVTQSGGNRKFKCTECGKAFKYKHHLKEHLRIHSGEKPYECPNCKKRFSHSGSYSSHISSKKCISLMPVNGRPRTGLKTSQCSSPSLSASPGSPTRPQIRQKIENKPLQEQLSVNQIKTEPVDYEFKPIVVASGINCSTPLQNGVFSGGGPLQATSSPQGVVQAVVLPTVGLVSPISINLSDIQNVLKVAVDGNVIRQVLENNQANLASKEQETINASSIQQGGHSVISAISLPLVDQDGTTKIIINYSLEQPSQLQVVPQNLKKENPVPTNNCKSEKLPEDLTVKSEKDKSFEGGVNDSTCLLCDDCPGDLNALPELKHYDLKQPAQPPLPAPEAEKPESSVSSGTGDGSLSPSQPPLKNLLSLLKAYYALNAQPSAEELSKIADSVNLPLDVVKKWFEKMQAGQISVQCSEPSSPEPGKVNILAKNDDLSQPTNENESQDSTSLHSPPKMTNSPVLTVGSTVNGSRSSTPSPSPLNLSSARNTQGYSYAAEGAQEEPQVEPLDLSLPKQQGELLERSTITSVYQNSVYSVQEEPLNLSCAKKEPQKDSCVTDSEPVVNVIPPSANPINIAIPTVTAQLPTIVAIADQNSVPCLRALAANKQTILIPQVAYTYSATVSPAVQEPALKVVQPSGNQDERQDTSSEGVSNVEDQNDSDSTPPKKKMRKTENGMYACDLCDKIFQKSSSLLRHKYEHTGKRPHECGICKKAFKHKHHLIEHMRLHSGEKPYQCDKCGKRFSHSGSYSQHMNHRYSYCKREAEERDGAEQEEAGPEVLTNEHVGARASPSQVDSDERESLTREEDEDSEKEEEEEEDKEVEELQEEKECEKPQGDEEEEEEEEEAEEEEEEAENEREEAKTEGPVKDDGAVSQASSLEQKVSENSEQVSEEKTNEA
- the Zeb1 gene encoding zinc finger E-box-binding homeobox 1 isoform X2, which translates into the protein MADGPRCKRRKQANPRRNNVTNYNTVVETNSDSDDEDKLHIVEEESVTDAADCEGGVPEDDLPTDQTVLPGSSEREGSAKSCWEDDGKEGQEILGPEAQADDAGCTVKDDDCDSDAENEQNHDPNVEEFLQQQDTAVIYPEAPEEDQRQGTPEASGHDENGTPDAFSQLLTCPYCDRGYKRFTSLKEHIKYRHEKNEDNFSCSLCSYTFAYRTQLERHMTSHKSGRDQRHVTQSGGNRKFKCTECGKAFKYKHHLKEHLRIHSGEKPYECPNCKKRFSHSGSYSSHISSKKCISLMPVNGRPRTGLKTSQCSSPSLSASPGSPTRPQIRQKIENKPLQEQLSVNQIKTEPVDYEFKPIVVASGINCSTPLQNGVFSGGGPLQATSSPQGVVQAVVLPTVGLVSPISINLSDIQNVLKVAVDGNVIRQVLENNQANLASKEQETINASSIQQGGHSVISAISLPLVDQDGTTKIIINYSLEQPSQLQVVPQNLKKENPVPTNNCKSEKLPEDLTVKSEKDKSFEGGVNDSTCLLCDDCPGDLNALPELKHYDLKQPAQPPLPAPEAEKPESSVSSGTGDGSLSPSQPPLKNLLSLLKAYYALNAQPSAEELSKIADSVNLPLDVVKKWFEKMQAGQISVQCSEPSSPEPGKVNILAKNDDLSQPTNENESQDSTSLHSPPKMTNSPVLTVGSTVNGSRSSTPSPSPLNLSSARNTQGYSYAAEGAQEEPQVEPLDLSLPKQQGELLERSTITSVYQNSVYSVQEEPLNLSCAKKEPQKDSCVTDSEPVVNVIPPSANPINIAIPTVTAQLPTIVAIADQNSVPCLRALAANKQTILIPQVAYTYSATVSPAVQEPALKVVQPSGNQDERQDTSSEGVSNVEDQNDSDSTPPKKKMRKTENGMYACDLCDKIFQKSSSLLRHKYEHTGKRPHECGICKKAFKHKHHLIEHMRLHSGEKPYQCDKCGKRFSHSGSYSQHMNHRYSYCKREAEERDGAEQEEAGPEVLTNEHVGARASPSQVDSDERESLTREEDEDSEKEEEEEEDKEVEELQEEKECEKPQGDEEEEEEEEEAEEEEEEAENEREEAKTEGPVKDDGAVSQASSLEQKVSENSEQVSEEKTNEA